The following proteins are co-located in the Mesotoga sp. BH458_6_3_2_1 genome:
- a CDS encoding ROK family transcriptional regulator gives MSFTERRSAGVPSELRERNLKTIIDVVFRYQPVSRTNIAKLTGISKPTVSKLVGLLMSENYIVKTGKTSSGLGKRQELLSFNPEKAFVISVDVGLATTIVAKVDLSMKMTNKCEIKTSESPERFACELVDCLSDFCGAGKESPASVVISVPGLVRSDLRTAINVPLLHWTDLPLAELVEERLRLNGIVCGVSINNDAKLGVLAEVALNKAIPDSFSNIVYVLVKEGVGVGLYINGSLYVGSNHIAGEFGHMSIDPKGPECSCGRRGCWLTMVGSRELDGFVRENRLEDYIELFSVGLMNIVNGLDPNLVVISGALEQYWERVLPSLRAKLKSIALFDQSSMEIMKSALDDREGPIFGGALMVLRKYLDIETGVL, from the coding sequence TTGTCATTTACTGAGAGAAGATCAGCGGGAGTTCCTTCCGAACTTAGAGAGAGGAATTTGAAGACAATCATAGACGTAGTGTTTAGATATCAGCCGGTATCGAGAACAAATATCGCGAAATTGACCGGGATAAGCAAACCGACAGTGAGCAAGCTTGTGGGATTACTAATGAGCGAAAATTACATTGTGAAGACGGGTAAGACCTCTTCGGGGCTTGGCAAGAGGCAGGAGCTTCTTTCATTCAATCCCGAGAAGGCCTTCGTCATTTCCGTAGATGTTGGACTGGCGACAACGATCGTAGCAAAGGTAGATCTTTCGATGAAGATGACGAACAAGTGTGAGATAAAGACATCAGAGAGTCCCGAGAGATTCGCCTGCGAACTGGTGGACTGTCTTTCAGATTTCTGCGGAGCAGGGAAAGAATCGCCTGCCTCGGTGGTAATCTCCGTCCCCGGACTCGTTAGAAGCGATCTCAGAACTGCTATAAACGTCCCGTTGCTCCACTGGACCGATCTCCCTCTCGCGGAACTCGTTGAGGAAAGGCTCAGGCTGAACGGTATTGTCTGCGGAGTTTCGATAAACAACGATGCCAAACTGGGAGTTCTTGCCGAAGTTGCACTGAACAAGGCCATTCCCGACAGTTTTTCCAACATTGTCTATGTTTTAGTGAAGGAAGGTGTTGGGGTCGGTCTTTACATCAATGGAAGTCTATACGTGGGAAGCAATCACATTGCGGGCGAGTTTGGCCACATGTCAATAGATCCCAAAGGCCCGGAATGCTCGTGCGGAAGAAGAGGCTGCTGGCTGACGATGGTCGGCTCTAGAGAACTGGACGGCTTCGTCCGCGAAAATCGGCTGGAGGATTATATTGAGCTGTTCTCGGTCGGCCTCATGAATATTGTAAACGGTCTCGACCCCAATCTAGTGGTCATCAGCGGCGCACTTGAGCAGTACTGGGAAAGGGTGTTGCCGTCTTTGAGAGCGAAGCTGAAAAGCATTGCTCTCTTCGATCAATCCTCTATGGAAATTATGAAATCAGCTCTCGACGACAGAGAGGGGCCCATCTTCGGGGGAGCGTTAATGGTTTTGAGAAAGTATCTAGACATAGAAACGGGCGTCTTATAG